A region of Pleionea litopenaei DNA encodes the following proteins:
- a CDS encoding hotdog fold thioesterase, which translates to MGAIWKKQVTAEALNARNNNTLASHLKMVVEEIGDDYVVVSMPVNETTHQPMGLLHGGASVALAETVGSIASNIAVDDQHFCVGMEINANHIKAMRQGTVLATAKPLHLGKASHVWEIRIVNAQGDLVCISRLTMAVRKI; encoded by the coding sequence ATGGGTGCAATTTGGAAGAAACAAGTAACGGCTGAAGCCTTAAATGCTCGTAATAACAACACGTTAGCTAGCCATCTAAAGATGGTCGTCGAAGAAATCGGTGATGATTATGTCGTCGTTTCTATGCCAGTGAATGAAACCACACATCAACCAATGGGATTACTTCACGGTGGAGCATCGGTGGCTCTCGCAGAAACAGTGGGCAGTATCGCCAGCAATATTGCCGTTGATGACCAGCATTTTTGTGTTGGCATGGAAATCAATGCGAATCATATTAAGGCCATGCGTCAAGGGACCGTTTTGGCTACGGCTAAACCTTTGCACCTAGGTAAGGCATCTCATGTCTGGGAAATTCGAATCGTTAACGCTCAAGGTGACCTGGTTTGCATATCCCGCTTAACCATGGCCGTAAGAAAAATTTAA
- a CDS encoding ribonucleotide-diphosphate reductase subunit beta: MELNWNDPLNHALPLNDNIVKRSNEPNKKSSNQAITYLDKRIVNGQADINQLAPFKYPWAWEFFLNANKNHWTPLDVNMTQDVHDYHHKLTLEERHIYDNVLSYLTTSDILAMRNIGLAVMEKMTAPELQIYQARQVYEESLHTWTYQHCIETIGLDQQEIYNRYRVIPELNFKIELANKRLNSVMDSSLDLSNRDDLHQFVLSYIFFAAVFEGCWFYNGFSPIFSLQRRGLMKGTAEQLQYIMRDEVLHCAFGIRVVNEIVKEENLVLDKKEIARMWEEADAAEEGYANFLLPQQILGYSSELHSAQFRFLANRRAKQLKLETPFPGAEVALTWLDEQANLRKEKNFFETRVTEYQTGAALNWE; encoded by the coding sequence ATGGAACTTAACTGGAACGATCCTTTGAATCACGCCCTACCTTTAAATGATAATATAGTGAAGCGATCGAATGAACCAAATAAGAAGTCATCGAATCAAGCGATCACTTATTTGGATAAACGTATCGTTAATGGACAAGCGGATATAAATCAACTAGCACCATTTAAATACCCATGGGCTTGGGAGTTCTTTTTAAATGCGAATAAAAATCACTGGACGCCTCTTGATGTAAATATGACTCAAGATGTTCATGATTATCACCACAAGTTAACTCTTGAGGAGCGTCATATTTATGATAATGTACTCTCTTATTTAACCACGTCTGATATATTGGCGATGCGTAATATTGGTTTAGCAGTCATGGAAAAAATGACTGCGCCTGAGTTGCAAATTTATCAAGCTAGACAAGTTTATGAAGAATCACTACATACTTGGACTTACCAACATTGTATTGAAACAATTGGGTTAGACCAACAGGAGATTTACAATCGATATCGAGTGATTCCAGAGCTGAACTTTAAGATAGAACTTGCTAATAAACGCCTAAATTCGGTTATGGACAGTAGTTTAGATCTATCGAATAGAGACGATCTTCATCAGTTTGTATTGTCTTATATATTTTTTGCTGCTGTATTTGAGGGGTGCTGGTTCTATAATGGTTTTAGTCCGATTTTTTCGTTGCAAAGAAGAGGTTTGATGAAAGGAACTGCAGAGCAGCTACAGTACATTATGCGAGATGAGGTATTACATTGTGCATTTGGAATTCGAGTCGTTAATGAGATCGTAAAGGAAGAGAATTTAGTCTTAGATAAAAAGGAAATTGCTAGAATGTGGGAAGAAGCTGATGCTGCAGAAGAAGGTTATGCAAACTTTCTATTGCCTCAACAGATATTGGGTTATTCTTCAGAATTACATAGTGCCCAGTTTAGATTTCTAGCTAATCGAAGAGCTAAACAGTTGAAGTTAGAAACTCCTTTTCCTGGTGCAGAGGTAGCCTTAACGTGGTTAGATGAGCAAGCAAACCTTCGTAAAGAAAAGAATTTTTTTGAAACACGAGTGACAGAGTATCAAACCGGTGCTGCGTTAAATTGGGAATAA
- a CDS encoding PA3496 family putative envelope integrity protein yields MQSSGRVSRSRANKHHWDDEDFRGKKAHKSHRSHHEVKRDLENYFERKRLKELTEDTWLQ; encoded by the coding sequence ATGCAATCTTCAGGTCGTGTAAGTCGCAGTCGAGCCAATAAACATCATTGGGATGACGAAGACTTTCGAGGTAAAAAGGCGCACAAGTCTCATCGCAGCCATCACGAAGTCAAACGTGACTTAGAGAATTACTTTGAGCGAAAGCGTCTAAAAGAGCTTACTGAAGATACCTGGCTACAGTAA
- a CDS encoding ABCB family ABC transporter ATP-binding protein/permease, producing the protein MRHGQFADYNNEQVSWKTLKQLVPFLAEFRWRVLAALVFLIAAKVASVGVPYVFGITVDQLNLSSEQAVVVLPLTLILMYGALRLSTVLFGEFRDLLFGRVTERAMRRIGLAVFKHLHSLDIDFHLSRRTGGVARDIERGVSGINFLLRFMVFNIVPVFLEILFVVLIFQAKFSTNFVLIILGCIVAYIIWTAKATEWRTSYIRKANEADSKSNTTAVDSLLNYETVKYFNNEAFEERRYDHELAEWESARRSNRLSLFALNGGQALIVAVAMTSMLVLAGHMVVSETLSLGQFTMINGYIMQIFMPLNFFGFVYREMKGSMANIEKMFALLREQPKIVDQNNADELQVNQGSIQFNNVNFSYHTDRSILNNLNFSIAAGSKVAFVGSSGAGKSTLSKLLYRFYDPDSGEITIDGQDIKQVTQDSLRRAIGIVPQDTVLFNTTIGENIRYGAPNASDEDIDKAVENAYLSEFIRQLPDGLNTLVGERGLKLSGGEKQRVAIARTILKKSPILIFDEATSSLDSEAEQNIMRAIKQVAQNHTSIMIAHRLSTIVDADTIFVLHKGEIIEQGDHLSLLKADGHYAKLWNNQQQNSHE; encoded by the coding sequence ATGCGACACGGACAATTTGCAGATTACAACAACGAACAAGTCTCTTGGAAGACTTTAAAACAATTGGTGCCATTTCTCGCTGAGTTCCGATGGCGAGTCTTGGCCGCCTTAGTTTTTCTAATCGCTGCGAAAGTTGCCAGCGTTGGTGTTCCTTATGTATTTGGTATTACGGTTGATCAACTCAACTTATCGTCTGAGCAAGCCGTCGTTGTGCTACCACTCACATTGATCCTCATGTATGGAGCCCTTCGTTTATCGACCGTACTATTCGGAGAGTTTAGAGATCTGTTATTTGGTCGCGTCACTGAAAGAGCGATGCGCCGAATCGGTCTTGCGGTTTTCAAGCACCTACATAGTCTTGATATAGATTTTCATTTATCTCGTCGTACTGGTGGCGTCGCAAGAGATATTGAAAGAGGCGTCTCTGGCATTAATTTCCTGTTGCGCTTTATGGTATTCAATATCGTCCCCGTTTTCTTAGAAATTCTTTTTGTTGTATTGATCTTTCAAGCTAAGTTCTCAACTAATTTCGTTCTAATTATTCTCGGGTGCATAGTTGCCTATATTATTTGGACGGCAAAAGCAACGGAATGGCGAACCAGTTATATTCGAAAGGCCAATGAAGCAGACTCAAAATCAAATACAACGGCTGTCGATAGTTTATTAAATTATGAAACGGTCAAATATTTTAACAATGAAGCATTCGAAGAACGCCGATACGATCATGAACTCGCTGAGTGGGAAAGCGCTCGCAGGAGTAACCGTTTAAGCTTGTTTGCACTGAACGGAGGTCAAGCCTTAATCGTCGCGGTCGCTATGACATCAATGCTAGTGCTGGCCGGACATATGGTGGTTTCAGAGACACTTTCGCTCGGACAATTTACTATGATCAACGGCTATATTATGCAAATATTTATGCCGCTTAATTTCTTCGGCTTTGTCTACCGAGAGATGAAAGGATCAATGGCCAACATAGAGAAGATGTTTGCTCTTCTACGCGAACAACCAAAAATAGTTGACCAAAACAACGCCGACGAACTGCAAGTTAATCAAGGAAGTATTCAGTTTAATAACGTGAACTTCTCATATCATACCGATCGCTCAATACTGAACAACCTTAACTTTAGTATTGCTGCTGGCTCTAAAGTCGCGTTTGTGGGAAGCAGTGGCGCTGGCAAATCAACATTATCTAAGTTGCTTTATCGCTTTTATGATCCAGACAGTGGAGAAATCACCATCGATGGCCAAGATATTAAGCAGGTTACTCAAGACAGTTTGCGCCGAGCCATAGGTATTGTTCCACAAGATACCGTACTTTTTAACACAACCATCGGAGAAAATATTCGTTATGGAGCACCCAATGCCAGTGACGAAGATATCGACAAAGCCGTTGAGAATGCCTACCTCTCTGAATTTATTCGACAACTTCCTGATGGACTGAATACTCTCGTAGGAGAACGGGGCTTAAAACTATCTGGGGGAGAAAAACAACGAGTCGCCATCGCTAGAACCATCTTAAAAAAATCACCCATTCTTATCTTCGATGAGGCAACGTCATCGCTCGATAGTGAAGCCGAGCAAAATATAATGCGAGCCATCAAACAGGTCGCACAAAATCACACCAGTATTATGATTGCACATCGCTTATCGACCATAGTCGATGCAGACACAATTTTCGTTTTACACAAAGGCGAAATCATTGAACAGGGTGATCACTTGAGTCTTCTAAAAGCCGACGGGCATTACGCAAAACTTTGGAATAATCAACAGCAAAATAGCCATGAGTAA
- a CDS encoding tetratricopeptide repeat-containing diguanylate cyclase, which produces MLNRAVFWILLACAALLTAKASATPSSWFNDYKNHQHSDPFLAIESLEKWLNENAQSDVAIDGEAYFRLTQLYFKVGRTTQAKSTIELLKSQEEQLSEQGKVWLGLAQVSGLLAEVKVDPARAILIDIKSDALNNNKTMAAYFYYLEGQQRSLNSLYEDAISDLNEAGIIAESIDETYIQLGVLSHLVNIQYYMEQYEESLKTNQLLAEKALSLNDNFIRIFTYSNAMNIYYMMANKKNMEIGTLTDQSDIDRAEAIHQDYIQKSTFYRNKIFDEAREVGAFKPYLRAKIQLQNEFLREEDFDKAIQTAKESIETAEKYISPFEKAVSYNNLSIALRAQEKYEEAIEALKQAEVIYREMQQEQSILWALEDYSIIYELKGDFEAALDYRKQLHNESMALVRKTNNDKVLELQKIFESEKKQREIDRLHQINQLNETKLSDQRAILALSVTSVIFVVIALLLAYRRNKDIANKNALLDELNSKLKEQALRDPLTKLYNRRFINEVQHKLVSRALREKNRSKRKLGLVLLDIDHFKAVNDQYGHDTGDQVLLSVANDLTHSLRSEDIAVRWGGEEFLVILTDTDKHGITQFCERMLNSRSSQTVNLKGQSLTVTTSLGYLLFPFSTGEESSLTWDESLKLLDNLLYLAKENGRNQGATIKNHKSSLSEEDKKNLLSLQASYDGRIFAAKGIAVDWLKPLSQ; this is translated from the coding sequence ATGTTGAATAGGGCCGTTTTCTGGATTTTGCTAGCGTGTGCTGCGCTTCTCACAGCAAAGGCTTCCGCAACGCCTTCTTCTTGGTTCAACGACTATAAAAACCACCAACATAGTGATCCTTTCTTAGCCATCGAGTCCTTAGAAAAATGGCTCAATGAAAATGCTCAAAGTGACGTCGCCATTGACGGCGAGGCGTATTTTCGACTCACTCAGCTCTATTTTAAAGTGGGTCGAACAACACAAGCGAAATCAACTATCGAATTGCTAAAGAGCCAAGAAGAACAACTCAGTGAACAAGGAAAGGTATGGCTAGGGTTGGCACAGGTCAGTGGTTTGTTAGCGGAAGTAAAAGTCGACCCTGCGCGCGCTATTCTTATCGATATTAAGTCAGATGCTCTTAACAACAACAAAACAATGGCAGCCTACTTTTATTATCTTGAAGGTCAACAACGATCGTTGAACAGTCTATATGAAGACGCAATATCCGATTTAAATGAAGCCGGTATTATCGCAGAGTCCATTGATGAGACATACATTCAATTAGGGGTGCTTTCTCATCTGGTTAATATCCAATATTACATGGAGCAGTACGAAGAATCGCTAAAAACCAATCAATTACTCGCCGAAAAAGCACTGTCTTTAAATGATAACTTTATTAGAATTTTCACCTACTCAAATGCCATGAATATCTACTATATGATGGCCAATAAAAAAAATATGGAGATAGGGACACTCACCGATCAGTCCGATATCGATAGGGCCGAAGCTATTCATCAGGATTACATTCAAAAATCCACTTTTTATAGAAACAAAATATTCGACGAGGCAAGAGAAGTAGGGGCATTCAAACCCTATTTAAGAGCAAAAATTCAACTTCAAAATGAGTTTCTTCGAGAAGAAGACTTTGATAAAGCAATTCAAACGGCTAAGGAATCTATCGAAACTGCTGAAAAGTATATCAGTCCTTTCGAAAAGGCCGTTTCTTATAATAACCTTTCTATCGCATTACGCGCACAAGAGAAGTATGAAGAAGCGATCGAAGCACTAAAGCAAGCAGAGGTAATCTATCGAGAGATGCAACAAGAGCAATCGATTCTATGGGCACTGGAAGACTATTCGATAATTTACGAATTGAAAGGAGACTTCGAAGCTGCTCTCGACTACCGAAAGCAATTGCACAATGAATCAATGGCATTAGTGCGAAAAACAAATAATGACAAAGTTCTAGAGCTACAAAAAATATTCGAAAGCGAGAAAAAACAAAGGGAAATCGATAGACTTCATCAAATTAATCAACTCAATGAAACAAAGCTTAGTGATCAGCGAGCCATTTTAGCGCTATCAGTCACTTCGGTCATTTTTGTTGTGATCGCACTTTTATTGGCTTATCGTCGTAATAAAGACATCGCCAATAAAAATGCTTTGCTCGACGAACTCAATTCAAAACTGAAAGAGCAAGCGTTACGAGATCCATTAACTAAACTTTATAATCGACGTTTTATAAACGAAGTTCAGCATAAACTTGTAAGTCGAGCATTAAGAGAGAAAAATCGTTCTAAAAGAAAGTTAGGATTAGTCTTGCTAGACATCGATCATTTCAAAGCCGTTAACGATCAATATGGTCATGATACCGGTGACCAAGTTTTGCTATCCGTCGCAAACGATCTAACCCATAGTTTACGTAGCGAAGACATCGCTGTTCGATGGGGAGGAGAAGAATTCTTGGTGATACTCACTGATACCGATAAACATGGTATTACGCAATTTTGTGAGCGTATGTTGAACAGCCGAAGTTCGCAAACAGTGAACTTAAAGGGGCAGTCACTAACCGTTACCACGTCTCTGGGTTACTTATTATTTCCATTCAGTACAGGGGAAGAGAGCAGTTTAACTTGGGATGAATCACTCAAGCTTCTCGACAACCTGCTTTATTTAGCGAAAGAAAACGGACGAAATCAAGGCGCCACTATTAAAAACCACAAATCATCTCTGTCTGAAGAAGACAAAAAGAACCTACTCTCTTTACAGGCGAGTTACGATGGTCGTATTTTCGCTGCGAAAGGGATCGCTGTCGATTGGTTAAAACCACTGTCTCAATAA
- a CDS encoding alpha/beta fold hydrolase, with product MILRAVGLTLLAMFSLSGFAKDVFERDTFQLDPTTCPFSDAIAREKHRIHCFLLEVPENREKPDSRFIELLVVKLDAQTKSADKIEARKRADEKRSDPVIYLTGGPGAKVLTYVQRFKHHGILDRRDLYILEQRGIGWSADFCPFYSLRNPHQLIQPSFEEHLAAQNQQALECAERASRTGVDLTGYNTIENARDVKALRQSLSLDQWNVWGISYGSILGQAYVQQDESAIKAIALDAIMPLNARDDALHWRVVNWYNRVLLILDETCSKQSDCAKHYGNSSKKLREAISSVVNNPIEINLKQTPENPKGKKYYYSDTVAMAPFMFFYEQKNYPAIPALIHHWSDAVINRNDDVFTLMSHLSNNFFSSSPGMRDAILCNDGGFDSLAASAAADEKDHPILSLGRGTAAAAKDESLGCRSMGLYPRDAKEYQLTKTEIPALIIEGAMDPITPPPLAQVILPGFKNGTYVEFPYAGHGPSRSVACAGEMLNLFFDNPDSKPDLSCTKQISTPDFVAPLFKTNLVANLGARFFNDRSSIIAPAFWAVSSSVLLSFAFILLSVQAATRWFDKRQAVITDGVRLVIWTTSLFAVISLCLYAYGISQTYQLTPFLLLFGFENTATYGYLMSYLTLILGIASGVLLYRSQRSFGLPLTTFVGFFITALAAIAYGLFNIIWI from the coding sequence ATGATCTTACGCGCTGTTGGATTGACGCTTCTCGCCATGTTTTCATTATCAGGTTTTGCAAAGGACGTCTTTGAACGAGATACATTTCAGCTCGACCCAACAACCTGTCCTTTCTCAGACGCTATCGCCAGAGAAAAACATAGAATTCACTGTTTCCTACTAGAAGTACCTGAAAACCGAGAAAAGCCTGACTCTCGTTTTATCGAACTGCTCGTTGTCAAACTAGATGCCCAGACTAAAAGTGCCGATAAAATTGAAGCGAGGAAACGGGCGGACGAAAAACGATCCGATCCGGTCATTTATTTAACCGGCGGACCAGGCGCAAAAGTACTCACTTACGTTCAAAGATTTAAGCATCATGGTATTTTAGATCGCCGCGATCTTTACATACTCGAACAGCGAGGCATTGGCTGGTCAGCCGATTTTTGTCCCTTTTATTCACTCAGAAACCCACACCAATTGATTCAGCCTTCTTTTGAAGAGCATTTAGCGGCACAGAACCAACAAGCCCTTGAGTGCGCAGAGAGAGCAAGTCGAACAGGCGTAGACTTAACGGGTTACAACACTATTGAAAATGCCCGAGATGTCAAAGCGCTGAGACAGTCACTGTCACTTGATCAATGGAACGTTTGGGGAATTAGTTACGGTTCGATTTTGGGACAAGCTTACGTTCAACAAGATGAGTCCGCGATTAAAGCCATCGCGCTAGATGCAATTATGCCGTTAAATGCACGTGATGACGCCCTACATTGGCGCGTAGTGAACTGGTACAACCGCGTACTCCTGATACTTGATGAAACCTGTTCTAAGCAAAGTGATTGTGCCAAGCACTATGGCAACAGTTCGAAAAAGCTCAGAGAAGCAATTTCATCGGTCGTGAATAACCCCATTGAAATTAATTTAAAGCAAACGCCGGAGAATCCTAAAGGTAAGAAGTACTATTACAGTGATACGGTAGCGATGGCGCCATTTATGTTTTTTTATGAACAAAAAAACTATCCGGCCATTCCCGCATTAATTCATCATTGGAGTGATGCGGTGATTAACCGAAATGACGATGTTTTCACCCTAATGAGTCATCTGTCTAATAATTTTTTTAGCAGTAGCCCAGGTATGCGTGACGCGATTTTATGCAACGACGGTGGTTTCGACTCTTTAGCTGCCTCGGCCGCTGCCGATGAAAAAGACCACCCAATTTTATCATTAGGTCGCGGAACCGCTGCTGCTGCAAAAGACGAGAGTCTCGGCTGTCGATCAATGGGGCTTTACCCGCGCGATGCAAAGGAATATCAACTGACCAAAACCGAAATACCTGCCTTAATTATTGAGGGTGCTATGGACCCTATTACTCCACCACCACTGGCGCAGGTTATTTTGCCGGGATTTAAAAACGGAACCTATGTTGAATTTCCGTACGCTGGCCATGGCCCCTCACGCTCGGTGGCGTGCGCCGGAGAGATGTTAAATTTGTTTTTCGATAATCCTGATTCAAAACCGGATCTCAGTTGCACCAAACAAATCTCCACGCCTGACTTTGTCGCTCCTTTATTTAAAACCAACTTGGTAGCGAATTTGGGAGCCCGTTTTTTTAACGATCGTTCCAGTATCATTGCACCCGCCTTCTGGGCTGTGAGTAGTTCGGTTCTACTGAGCTTTGCATTTATTTTATTAAGCGTTCAAGCAGCGACCCGTTGGTTCGACAAACGGCAAGCCGTTATCACTGACGGAGTGCGATTGGTTATTTGGACCACCAGCCTCTTCGCTGTGATCAGCCTTTGTTTGTATGCCTATGGAATAAGTCAGACTTATCAATTGACGCCCTTCTTATTGCTGTTCGGGTTTGAGAATACGGCGACATATGGCTATTTGATGTCTTACCTTACATTAATTTTAGGAATTGCTAGCGGCGTACTGCTTTACCGCTCTCAACGTTCATTTGGTTTACCACTAACCACCTTCGTTGGTTTTTTTATAACCGCATTAGCAGCCATTGCTTACGGCTTATTTAATATTATTTGGATTTAA
- a CDS encoding ribonucleoside-diphosphate reductase subunit alpha → MFSEEQVSKYQVTKRNGLAVPYDGQKVIGAVKKAVIAVKGSHAQGSQHLQHLAQSIVEQIESKVQRTMPDGGIIHIEDIQDNVELYLMRAGEQQVARAYVIYREEHSKNRQDLNIKIEDTLQEFTVVHRDNSETWVESDIYSLVSSACEMYREVSSERLWKLIKPSLYDGIKFNELWLLLIMNARSLIAEEPNYSKVAAHFLLNKLKQEVLTTFPTITQDDNLYRKAFRISIDFGIEKGILDNQLSKFDLEQLAEAILPERDRQFDYLGLQTLYDRYFLRSDETPFELPQVMFMRIAMGLAVNESQQNRRAIEFYRLLSSFDFMCSTPTLFNSGTVRPQLSSCYLTHIGDSLSEIYQGLSDNAMLSKWAGGLGNDWTPVRALGSFINGTRGTSQGIIPFLKVANDTAVAVNQGGKRKGAVCAYLETWHLDIEDFLELRKNTGDERRRTHDMNTANWIPDLFMKRVFLDQDWTLFSPSEVSDLHQLYGREFELRYEYYEELAQAGRLKQYKSIRAKELWQKMLSMLFETGHPWITFKDPCNVRSPQQHRGVVHSSNLCTEITLNTNDDEIAVCNLGSVNLNNHWTIEGIDKEHLKNTIRTAIRMLDNVIDLNFYPVKKAKVSNLKHRPIGLGMMGYQDVLYRAKISFDSIEAVELSDRISEAFSFYAIEASANLAVERGCYDSFNGSLWQQGIFPLDSLRQLEKSRGSDYCTFNYQSELDWSFLKEQVKKTGIRNSNIIAIAPTATIANIVGVCQSIEPTYQNLFVKSNLSGEFLVINKYLVSELKDAGLWDASMIDDIQYYQGDVGRIDRIPNKLKALFKTAFSIDPRWLVEAASRRQKWIDQAQSLNLYMQEPSGMKLDNLYKTAWSRGLKTTYYLRSLAATEVYTHSSDRVDVEAEQTLCRLDDLECEVCQ, encoded by the coding sequence ATGTTTTCAGAAGAGCAAGTATCTAAATATCAAGTTACCAAACGAAATGGCCTAGCTGTTCCCTATGATGGACAAAAAGTCATTGGTGCAGTCAAAAAAGCAGTTATCGCTGTCAAAGGCTCTCATGCACAAGGCAGTCAACATTTGCAACATCTAGCGCAGAGTATTGTTGAGCAGATTGAAAGTAAAGTTCAACGAACAATGCCTGATGGTGGAATTATTCATATTGAAGATATTCAGGACAATGTTGAACTCTATTTAATGCGAGCGGGAGAGCAACAAGTCGCTCGTGCTTATGTGATATATCGAGAAGAGCATAGTAAAAATCGTCAAGATCTAAATATCAAAATCGAAGATACGCTTCAAGAGTTTACAGTCGTTCACCGTGATAACTCTGAAACGTGGGTCGAGTCAGATATCTACTCGTTAGTATCCAGTGCGTGTGAGATGTATAGAGAGGTTAGTAGCGAAAGACTTTGGAAGTTGATCAAGCCCAGCCTGTACGATGGTATTAAGTTCAATGAGCTTTGGTTATTATTGATCATGAACGCTCGTAGCTTAATAGCCGAAGAACCTAACTACTCAAAAGTAGCAGCGCACTTTCTGTTAAACAAGTTAAAGCAAGAAGTATTAACTACATTTCCAACGATTACTCAAGACGACAATCTATATAGAAAAGCTTTCCGAATATCTATTGATTTTGGTATTGAAAAAGGAATTCTAGATAATCAGCTGTCAAAATTTGATCTTGAACAACTAGCAGAAGCAATCTTACCAGAGCGAGATCGCCAATTCGACTATTTAGGACTTCAAACACTATACGATCGATATTTTCTTAGAAGTGATGAAACACCTTTCGAATTACCTCAAGTGATGTTTATGCGTATTGCAATGGGACTGGCTGTCAATGAAAGTCAACAAAATAGACGAGCGATCGAATTTTATCGATTATTAAGCTCTTTCGATTTTATGTGCTCAACGCCGACATTATTTAATTCAGGAACTGTTCGTCCTCAATTATCGAGCTGCTATTTAACTCATATAGGAGATAGTTTGAGTGAAATCTATCAAGGGTTAAGTGACAATGCGATGTTATCGAAATGGGCGGGAGGTCTCGGTAATGATTGGACTCCAGTGCGAGCACTTGGCTCTTTTATCAACGGAACGCGTGGAACTTCGCAGGGTATTATTCCTTTTCTTAAAGTTGCAAATGATACGGCAGTGGCCGTTAATCAAGGAGGAAAGCGCAAAGGTGCAGTATGCGCATATCTAGAAACATGGCATCTAGATATCGAAGACTTTTTAGAGTTAAGAAAAAATACCGGTGATGAACGTAGAAGAACGCATGATATGAATACTGCGAATTGGATCCCCGACCTATTTATGAAACGTGTTTTCCTCGATCAAGATTGGACCTTATTCTCTCCAAGTGAAGTTTCGGACCTCCATCAACTGTATGGTCGAGAGTTTGAGTTGCGCTATGAATACTATGAAGAACTGGCTCAGGCTGGACGTTTGAAACAATATAAATCGATACGGGCGAAAGAGCTTTGGCAAAAAATGTTATCAATGCTATTCGAGACAGGCCACCCGTGGATAACATTTAAAGACCCATGCAATGTTCGATCTCCTCAACAGCATCGCGGAGTGGTCCATTCATCAAATTTGTGTACTGAAATTACGCTTAATACAAACGACGACGAGATTGCTGTTTGCAATTTAGGCTCAGTGAACTTAAATAACCACTGGACTATAGAAGGGATAGATAAAGAGCACTTAAAGAACACAATCCGGACTGCTATTAGAATGTTGGACAATGTCATTGATTTAAATTTTTATCCAGTTAAAAAAGCTAAGGTATCAAATCTAAAACATCGGCCCATTGGTTTAGGAATGATGGGTTACCAAGATGTACTTTATCGAGCAAAAATAAGTTTTGATAGCATTGAGGCAGTGGAGCTATCTGATCGTATAAGTGAAGCTTTTAGTTTCTATGCCATAGAAGCGTCGGCTAATCTTGCGGTTGAACGCGGATGCTATGATAGTTTTAATGGTTCACTATGGCAACAAGGAATATTTCCACTGGATAGTTTACGTCAGTTAGAGAAATCTCGTGGTAGTGACTATTGCACATTTAATTATCAAAGTGAATTAGATTGGAGCTTCTTGAAAGAGCAAGTGAAAAAAACGGGTATTCGAAACTCCAACATCATTGCGATAGCGCCAACTGCTACTATTGCGAATATTGTAGGTGTGTGTCAATCGATAGAGCCGACCTATCAAAATTTGTTTGTGAAATCTAACCTTTCAGGTGAGTTTTTGGTTATCAACAAATATTTAGTCTCAGAGCTGAAGGATGCAGGGCTTTGGGATGCATCGATGATCGATGATATTCAGTATTATCAGGGTGATGTTGGCAGAATCGATCGTATTCCGAATAAACTTAAAGCGCTTTTTAAAACAGCATTTTCCATTGATCCTCGTTGGTTGGTAGAAGCTGCATCGAGGCGACAAAAGTGGATTGATCAAGCACAAAGTTTGAACTTATATATGCAAGAGCCTAGTGGAATGAAGCTTGATAATCTATACAAAACTGCTTGGTCGAGAGGGTTGAAAACAACATATTACCTACGTTCTTTAGCAGCAACAGAGGTTTACACCCACTCAAGCGATAGAGTCGATGTGGAAGCTGAACAAACGCTATGTCGTCTAGACGACTTAGAATGCGAAGTCTGTCAATAG
- a CDS encoding SRPBCC domain-containing protein — protein MSTITVTATINAELDQVWRTWTNPDDIMQWNFASDDWCCPDAQIDLSEGGAFCFRMESVDGNVGFDLRGSYQSIKEGAQIDYRLEDGRQVWVSFEKDESGTRVTQVFEPETQHSIELQRQGWQAILNNFKQFNEANREAD, from the coding sequence TTGTCGACTATCACTGTGACTGCAACGATCAATGCCGAACTTGATCAAGTTTGGCGTACCTGGACTAATCCAGACGATATTATGCAATGGAACTTTGCAAGTGACGACTGGTGCTGCCCGGATGCTCAAATTGACTTATCTGAGGGGGGCGCTTTCTGTTTTCGGATGGAGTCTGTCGATGGCAATGTCGGATTTGATCTTAGGGGCTCGTATCAAAGCATTAAAGAAGGGGCTCAAATTGACTATCGCCTCGAAGACGGCAGGCAGGTATGGGTAAGCTTTGAGAAAGATGAGTCTGGTACACGGGTTACCCAGGTGTTTGAACCAGAAACTCAACATTCTATTGAGCTTCAACGCCAAGGCTGGCAAGCCATATTAAACAACTTCAAGCAGTTCAACGAAGCCAACAGAGAGGCTGATTAA